From Bacteroidales bacterium, a single genomic window includes:
- the thrH gene encoding bifunctional phosphoserine phosphatase/homoserine phosphotransferase ThrH — MYIVCSDLEGVFVPEVWVNVSKKTGIDELKLTTRDISDYDALMKKRLSILEQYHLNLHDIQHVISSIEPLPGAREFINWLRSVTQLIVVSDTFVEFADPLMEKLGRPTLFCHHLTVNREGMITDYNLRQKDGKRKVVEAMQSLNYKVIAIGDSYNDISMLKQAETGILYRPPANVTADYPDLPVVNSYSELKRIISGILSGPKNLQ, encoded by the coding sequence ATGTATATTGTATGTTCCGACCTTGAAGGCGTCTTTGTTCCCGAAGTGTGGGTGAATGTATCCAAAAAGACAGGAATTGACGAATTGAAGCTCACTACACGCGACATAAGCGATTATGACGCGCTGATGAAAAAGCGACTGAGCATTCTCGAGCAGTACCACCTCAACCTGCACGATATTCAGCACGTAATTTCCTCCATCGAACCGCTTCCCGGAGCCCGTGAATTCATCAACTGGCTCCGGTCGGTAACCCAGCTGATTGTTGTTTCCGACACTTTTGTTGAATTTGCCGATCCGCTGATGGAAAAACTGGGCCGGCCCACTCTGTTCTGCCACCATCTTACCGTGAACAGGGAAGGAATGATTACAGACTATAACCTCCGTCAGAAAGACGGAAAAAGAAAGGTGGTAGAGGCAATGCAATCGCTTAATTATAAGGTGATTGCCATAGGAGATTCGTACAACGACATTTCCATGCTGAAACAGGCTGAAACGGGGATTCTGTACCGGCCACCGGCCAATGTAACGGCCGATTATCCTGATCTTCCGGTGGTTAATTCCTATTCGGAGCTGAAGCGCATTATCAGCGGGATTCTGAGCGGTCCGAAGAACCTGCAATAA